One Hevea brasiliensis isolate MT/VB/25A 57/8 chromosome 5, ASM3005281v1, whole genome shotgun sequence genomic region harbors:
- the LOC110663388 gene encoding short-chain dehydrogenase reductase 2a-like has protein sequence MPAQVMPEQTLYGIHVLGRENHPPSLRRLEGKIATVTGGARGIGEATVRLFARHGAKVVIADVEDTLGTILANALAPSVTFVHCDVSQEEDIENLINSTVSRYGQLDILFNNAGVLGNQPKHCYTHFI, from the exons ATGCCTGCTCAAGTGATGCCAGAGCAAACCCTTTACGGCATTCATGTCTTGGGAAGGGAAAACCATCCTCCCTCTCTTAGAAG GTTGGAAGGGAAAATTGCTACAGTCACAGGCGGTGCAAGAGGAATTGGAGAGGCAACTGTAAGACTATTTGCCAGACATGGTGCCAAAGTAGTGATTGCCGATGTTGAGGATACACTCGGAACCATTCTTGCTAACGCTTTAGCTCCTTCTGTGACTTTTGTTCACTGTGATGTCAGCCAGGAAGAAGACATTGAGAACTTGATAAACTCCACAGTTTCTCGTTACGGCCAGCTTGATATTCTCTTCAATAATGCTGGGGTGCTTGGAAATCAACCAAAACACTGttatactcatttcatatag